The following are encoded together in the Vigna angularis cultivar LongXiaoDou No.4 chromosome 9, ASM1680809v1, whole genome shotgun sequence genome:
- the LOC108319323 gene encoding auxin-binding protein ABP19a: MFLHTVFLLSFLLSTSHATVQDFCVADLKSADGPAGFPCKPAAKVTSDDFVFAGLTETANVTNIINGAVTPAFVGQFPGVNGLGLSAARIDLGPAGVIPLHTHPGANELLLVTQGYILAGFISSSNVVYQKLLKKGELMVFPQGLLHFQIAAHKRKATAFAIFSSANPGLQILDFALFASDFSTPLITQTTFLDPALVKKLKGVLGGSG; encoded by the coding sequence ATGTTTCTTCACACTGTGTTCCTCCTTTCCTTTCTCTTATCCACTTCCCATGCTACTGTTCAAGACTTCTGTGTGGCAGACCTAAAAAGTGCAGATGGCCCTGCAGGCTTTCCCTGCAAGCCAGCTGCCAAAGTTACTTCAGATGATTTTGTGTTTGCTGGCTTAACTGAAACTGCAAATGTCACAAACATAATCAATGGTGCTGTGACCCCAGCATTTGTTGGTCAATTCCCAGGTGTTAATGGTCTGGGACTATCAGCAGCAAGGATAGACCTTGGTCCTGCTGGAGTTATCCCACTTCACACTCATCCTGGTGCCAATGAACTTCTACTAGTGACTCAGGGTTACATCCTTGCTGGATTTATTTCATCAAGTAACGTTGTTTATCAGAAGTTACTGAAAAAGGGAGAGCTTATGGTCTTCCCACAAGGGTTGTTGCACTTTCAAATAGCAGCTCATAAGAGGAAGGCCACTGCTTTTGCTATTTTCAGCAGTGCAAACCCTGGCCTCCAAATCCTTGACTTTGCACTGTTTGCCAGCGACTTCTCTACACCTTTGATTACACAGACAACTTTCCTTGATCCTGCTCTAGTCAAGAAGCTTAAGGGTGTTCTTGGGGGCAGTGGTTAA